One window from the genome of Myripristis murdjan chromosome 6, fMyrMur1.1, whole genome shotgun sequence encodes:
- the irx5b gene encoding iroquois-class homeodomain protein IRX-5b: MAYPQGFLFQPSVSLALHSCPSFSSGVILGPRTEELGRSSSGSAFAPYPGSATSPGFNSHLPYGGEPRAAATLSSFVSPGYDPSSSITGSLDYHPFGALGPYPYGDPTYRKNATRDATATLKAWLNEHRKNPYPTKGEKIMLAIITKMTLTQVSTWFANARRRLKKENKMTWTPRNRSEDEEEEDNIDLERNDDDEEPLKPNNDTESKNESAGQHPASVGNCGIIYREDTGSSSDTDRGLSNSDFKDPGDRRMPHIPDPNATGAPHQKAPLGTHRGSESECTASPASKERNSDSSNAIHVQNPAPKPKLWSLAEIATSSDKCKGSSDSSQGVGAGQQIPAHATSTSRTQFPHSTALSRHLYYSSPFIPGYSNYGTLGPLHGTPGSNLASATHLNGLHQTMLQRAEAMARDSKLRSQSQLDICKDLTHHELKKGMTNV, from the exons ATGGCTTATCCTCAGGGTTTCCTCTTCCagccgtctgtctctctggctctgcACTCCTGCCCGTCCTTCAGCTCCGGGGTGATTTTAGGACCGAGGACGGAGGAGCTCGGCCGCTCCTCTTCGGGCTCGGCTTTCGCTCCCTACCCGGGATCCGCGACCTCACCGGGCTTCAATTCTCACCTCCCGTACGGCGGGGAGCCCAGGGCCGCAGCGACTCTCAGCTCATTTGTG AGCCCTGGTTATGACCCTTCCTCCAGCATCACCGGGTCCCTGGACTACCACCCTTTCGGAGCCCTGGGGCCCTATCCGTACGGAGACCCCACCTACAGGAAAAATGCCACCAGGGACGCCACGGCCACGCTGAAAGCCTGGCTGAACGAGCACCGCAAGAACCCCTACCCCACCAAGGGAGAGAAGATCATGCTGGCCATCATCACCAAGATGACCCTGACCCAGGTGTCCACCTGGTTCGCCAACGCCCGCCGGAGGctgaagaaagaaaacaagatgaCCTGGACGCCCAGGAACAGGAGcgaggatgaggaagaagaggacaaCATCGACCTGGAGAGGAACGATGACGACGAGGAGCCGCTGAAGCCGAATAATGACACAGAGTCAAAGAATGAATCTG CTGGGCAGCATCCAGCCTCAGTGGGAAATTGCGGAATAATATACAGAGAGGACAccggcagcagcagcgacacAGACCGAGGCTTAAGCAATTCGGATTTTAAAGACCCTGGGGACAGGAGGATGCCCCACATCCCGGACCCAAACGCCACAGGGGCCCCTCACCAAAAGGCGCCACTCGGGACGCACAGAGGTTCAGAGTCAGAGTGCACAGCGAGCCCAGCGTCCAAGGAGCGCAACAGTGATTCCAGCAACGCCATTCATGTGCAAAACCCGGCCCCCAAACCCAAACTGTGGTCCCTCGCTGAGATTGCCACTTCATCGGACAAATGCAAAGGATCTAGTGACTCCTCGCAGGGTGTAGGGGCGGGACAGCAGATCCCAGCCCACGCGACATCCACATCCCGGACCCAGTTCCCTCACAGCACAGCGCTGTCCAGACACCTTTACTACAGCTCCCCCTTCATCCCCGGTTACTCTAACTATGGCACTTTGGGACCCCTGCACGGCACCCCCGGCTCAAACTTGGCCTCCGCAACGCATTTAAACGGATTACATCAGACTATGCTGCAGAGAGCTGAGGCCATGGCCAGGGACAGTAAACTACGAAGCCAGAGCCAGTTAGATATTTGTAAAGACTTAACACACCACGAACTGAAGAAAGGCATGACGAATGTGTAG